A single genomic interval of Spinacia oleracea cultivar Varoflay chromosome 6, BTI_SOV_V1, whole genome shotgun sequence harbors:
- the LOC110793447 gene encoding auxin-binding protein ABP20-like gives MNNLVAFFAFTLLVSLCQAIELDFCVGDTTLPRGPEGFACKDPANVTTDDFVFTGFRHESFTANLFRSNVTLGFVDNFPALNGLGISMARLDFAVGGVIPVHSHRTSEVIIVTRGSIIAGFIDASNNAFYRRLEVGDVMIFPQAMLHFQINVGRTPATAIVSLNGANPAVQFTTTSLFAGNLPADIAQQITLLSQDEVMRMKRLFGTA, from the coding sequence atgaATAACCTTGTAGCTTTCTTCGCCTTCACTCTTTTGGTTTCTCTTTGTCAAGCTATCGAGCTTGACTTTTGTGTAGGAGATACTACTCTCCCTAGGGGACCTGAAGGATTCGCTTGCAAGGATCCCGCTAACGTCACTACAGATGATTTTGTTTTCACAGGCTTTCGTCATGAAAGCTTCACTGCAAACCTATTTAGAAGTAATGTCACTTTAGGGTTTGTGGATAATTTCCCAGCTTTGAATGGCCTAGGTATTTCCATGGCAAGGTTAGACTTTGCTGTAGGTGGTGTTATCCCAGTACACTCCCACCGAACATCTGAAGTTATAATCGTGACCAGAGGATCAATAATTGCGGGATTCATTGACGCAAGCAATAATGCATTCTACAGAAGGCTCGAGGTTGGAGACGTTATGATCTTCCCACAagccatgcttcattttcaaATCAACGTTGGTAGAACTCCAGCTACTGCAATTGTTAGCTTGAACGGTGCTAACCCAGCTGTCCAATTCACAACCACCTCCTTATTCGCCGGCAATTTACCTGCCGATATTGCTCAACAGATCACTCTTCTAAGTCAGGACGAGGTGATGAGGATGAAAAGGTTATTTGGCACTGCTTAG